A region from the Algoriphagus machipongonensis genome encodes:
- a CDS encoding ComF family protein, translating into MLPKTIYHQMPAENDLTDKLKGLSQIGLAMSFLRFTKNGVSQKLLHRLKYRNKPEIAVKLGNLYGQTLNKSGLYTNWDILIPVPLHELKHKRRGYNQSEEFGRGLGESMSLPLRLSLKRAKFTETQTKKSRIQRLDNVEGVFELKPGQSVSGLRVLLVDDVMTTGATLCACANVLLANGAKMVDLVTIAAGK; encoded by the coding sequence ATGCTTCCCAAAACGATTTATCATCAGATGCCAGCCGAAAATGATCTGACAGACAAGCTGAAAGGACTTAGTCAAATTGGTTTGGCTATGTCCTTCTTAAGGTTTACCAAAAATGGTGTAAGCCAGAAATTACTTCATCGACTCAAATATCGAAATAAGCCAGAAATCGCAGTAAAATTGGGAAATCTCTATGGTCAAACCCTAAATAAATCTGGACTTTACACTAACTGGGATATACTTATTCCTGTTCCATTACATGAGTTGAAGCACAAAAGAAGAGGTTATAACCAAAGTGAAGAGTTTGGAAGAGGATTGGGTGAATCTATGAGTTTACCCCTGAGATTGAGCCTAAAAAGAGCAAAATTTACCGAAACACAGACTAAAAAGAGTAGAATACAGCGATTAGATAATGTTGAAGGCGTATTTGAACTCAAACCTGGTCAATCTGTATCTGGGCTTAGAGTGCTCTTGGTAGATGATGTGATGACCACCGGAGCTACTTTGTGTGCCTGTGCCAATGTCCTTTTGGCTAATGGAGCAAAAATGGTAGATTTGGTTACTATCGCTGCCGGAAAATAA
- a CDS encoding class I SAM-dependent methyltransferase — MAERLKKCPLCKSGRFLNHSEIIDHAVSKETFIICRCQDCSLLFTNPRPKEEKIGPYYDFPEYYSHEKNNKNLTQLIYSKVRNYAVSEKVKLITKLKGTGKLLDYGCGTGEFLSAANTQGWKVTGIEPTEKARTQANELLHGNVFENIDLLDKKKKFDVISLFHVLEHIHSLRKTVKKIITHLKSDGYIIIAVPNPTSFDAIKYGEKWAGWDVPRHLYHFNETAIQNFTEIFDLDLVTINPMPFDSYYVSLLSEGYLNPKQPLITKYMKAVTNGIKSNKEAKGKPGKYSSNLFIFRKK; from the coding sequence ATGGCAGAAAGACTTAAAAAATGCCCCCTCTGTAAAAGCGGTCGATTCTTAAATCATTCTGAGATAATTGATCATGCCGTAAGTAAGGAAACCTTCATTATATGTAGATGTCAGGATTGTTCACTTCTCTTTACAAACCCAAGACCTAAAGAAGAAAAAATAGGTCCTTACTATGATTTTCCTGAGTACTATTCTCATGAAAAGAATAACAAAAATCTAACTCAATTAATCTATTCCAAAGTTCGAAACTATGCAGTTTCTGAAAAGGTAAAGCTGATTACTAAACTCAAAGGAACTGGTAAATTATTGGACTATGGATGTGGGACAGGTGAATTTCTTTCTGCAGCAAATACTCAAGGCTGGAAAGTAACTGGAATAGAACCAACAGAAAAAGCCAGAACTCAGGCAAACGAACTATTACATGGAAATGTATTCGAAAACATAGATCTACTCGATAAAAAGAAGAAGTTTGATGTCATCAGTTTATTCCATGTATTAGAGCATATTCACTCGCTAAGAAAAACGGTAAAAAAAATCATAACTCATTTAAAATCAGATGGTTATATCATAATAGCCGTACCTAATCCTACGAGTTTTGATGCCATCAAATATGGCGAAAAATGGGCAGGATGGGATGTTCCTAGACACCTATACCATTTCAATGAAACAGCCATACAAAATTTTACAGAAATCTTTGATCTTGATTTAGTCACGATCAATCCCATGCCTTTTGACAGTTACTATGTTTCACTTTTATCAGAAGGTTACTTAAATCCTAAACAGCCTTTAATCACGAAGTATATGAAGGCTGTCACCAACGGGATCAAATCAAACAAAGAGGCTAAAGGAAAGCCAGGGAAATATTCCAGTAACTTATTTATTTTCAGGAAAAAGTGA
- a CDS encoding carboxymuconolactone decarboxylase family protein, which translates to MNLIEEFNEYRAKMNDKILASDNKVVKRIFNLDTNAFAEGAVDVKTKEMLGLACSMVLRCDDCIKYHLGKCHEVGLSKSEIFEVFSIATLIGGTIVIPHLRRATEYWEELEKL; encoded by the coding sequence ATGAATCTCATAGAGGAATTCAATGAATACAGAGCTAAGATGAACGATAAGATCTTAGCCTCTGACAATAAAGTGGTCAAGAGAATATTTAATCTTGACACAAACGCATTTGCTGAAGGAGCTGTTGACGTTAAAACCAAAGAAATGCTAGGCCTCGCTTGCTCTATGGTCTTAAGATGCGATGATTGCATCAAATACCATTTGGGTAAATGCCATGAGGTAGGTCTCAGTAAGTCTGAAATATTTGAAGTATTTTCGATAGCCACTTTGATAGGAGGTACAATTGTAATTCCACATTTGAGAAGGGCTACTGAGTACTGGGAAGAACTTGAAAAATTATAA
- a CDS encoding PaaI family thioesterase, whose amino-acid sequence MSTPLEYFKSQIGKKLDKTPSAAGNWLAGKLIEISEKHIKVQYEVREELCNPVRILHGGVASLMLDDAIGIANFAAGSEFLMTSVNLNVDFLSSALIGDVLELEAKLVRSGSNLNHWEAVIKKESGKIVAKASSNMIKTHIKLNELNL is encoded by the coding sequence ATGTCCACGCCCTTAGAATATTTCAAATCTCAGATTGGTAAAAAATTAGATAAAACACCCTCAGCAGCTGGTAATTGGCTGGCAGGAAAGCTCATAGAAATTTCTGAAAAGCATATCAAGGTTCAATATGAAGTAAGGGAAGAATTGTGCAATCCTGTTCGAATCTTGCATGGTGGAGTAGCTTCCCTGATGTTAGATGATGCTATAGGAATTGCAAATTTTGCCGCGGGTTCAGAATTTCTGATGACAAGTGTTAACCTCAATGTTGATTTCCTTTCTTCTGCCCTGATTGGAGATGTTCTTGAATTGGAAGCTAAGCTCGTAAGATCAGGATCAAACTTGAATCACTGGGAAGCTGTGATTAAAAAGGAATCGGGAAAAATAGTTGCCAAAGCCAGTTCGAATATGATAAAAACCCACATCAAATTGAATGAGCTTAACCTTTGA
- a CDS encoding ATP-binding protein has protein sequence MKSIKISIPSLIENIKIIESFIDNARDNFEINDDIYGNIMISVTECISNAIIHGNKHDKSKLVHLELATEEGLLKFIIEDEGRGFNYNELKDPTAPENIEKPGGRGIFLIKHLSDEVKFEEDGRKTILSFYMN, from the coding sequence ATGAAATCAATTAAAATATCCATTCCCTCACTCATAGAGAATATTAAGATAATCGAAAGCTTTATCGACAATGCACGAGACAATTTCGAAATCAATGATGATATCTATGGTAACATCATGATTTCTGTCACAGAATGCATCAGCAATGCAATAATTCACGGAAACAAACATGATAAGTCAAAACTTGTTCACCTGGAATTAGCAACTGAAGAGGGCTTACTTAAATTCATCATCGAGGATGAAGGCAGAGGATTTAATTACAACGAATTAAAAGACCCTACTGCACCTGAAAACATTGAGAAGCCGGGTGGTAGAGGAATATTCCTCATCAAACACCTAAGTGATGAAGTGAAATTTGAAGAAGACGGTAGAAAGACTATTCTATCGTTTTATATGAATTAA
- a CDS encoding AMP-dependent synthetase/ligase, which translates to MEINRLFDLIAYQISIYDKEVALARKVNGSWNKYSSRQLKEITDNFSLAFLAAGISKGKKVAIISDNREEWNFVDLALQQIGAISVPMYPTITSEDYRYIFDHAEVEMIFVGNQEIYEKAKPVAKDRKIYSFDKLEGVAFWEDFMKTGEHQDLAQLEQSKDSVDGSDLFTIIYTSGTTGRPKGVMLTHKNVLSNVIGVSKFILVDKGTSRVLSFLPLCHIYERTGFFCCLYIGSSVYYAESLEKIGENLKEVKPHLFNTVPRLLEKIFDKIVSKGYELTGIKKSLFFWALNLGLRYEPNVDQGAWYNWQLKMANKLIFSKWREALGGEVIQINSGASALQPRLARVFWAAGIKICEGYGLTETSPVVSASMGTHEAIKIGYVGKLIEDVSVKIAEDGEILVKGPNVMQGYYKQEELTAEVLQNGWFHTGDIGELEGEYLKITDRKKEMFKTSGGKYVAPQVIENKIKESALIDQIMVVGENRNFPAALIVPSEEGLREYCRYKGFPFTELGEMIVKPEIIEKFQREIDDLNKYFGKWEQIKQFKLISNAWGIETGELTPTMKLKRKVIHSKYENEIEAFYSS; encoded by the coding sequence ATGGAAATCAATAGACTTTTTGATCTCATCGCCTACCAAATAAGTATTTATGACAAAGAGGTAGCACTAGCTAGAAAAGTAAATGGTTCGTGGAACAAATACTCCTCGCGTCAACTTAAGGAAATCACTGATAATTTTAGTTTAGCCTTCTTAGCTGCAGGTATTTCCAAAGGAAAAAAAGTGGCCATCATTTCAGATAATAGAGAGGAATGGAATTTCGTGGATTTGGCATTGCAGCAAATTGGTGCTATTTCAGTTCCTATGTATCCCACTATAACTTCTGAAGATTATCGATACATATTTGATCACGCTGAGGTTGAGATGATTTTTGTGGGAAATCAAGAGATCTATGAGAAAGCAAAACCAGTAGCTAAAGACCGGAAGATTTATAGTTTCGATAAACTTGAAGGTGTAGCTTTTTGGGAAGACTTCATGAAAACTGGGGAACATCAAGATTTAGCTCAGCTTGAGCAGTCTAAGGATTCAGTTGACGGATCAGATTTATTTACGATTATTTATACCTCTGGTACAACCGGGAGACCCAAAGGAGTCATGCTTACTCATAAAAATGTCCTCAGTAATGTTATTGGAGTAAGTAAGTTCATTCTTGTGGATAAGGGAACTTCTAGAGTTCTTAGTTTTTTACCACTTTGTCATATTTATGAGCGAACGGGTTTTTTCTGTTGTCTCTATATAGGATCCTCTGTTTATTATGCAGAAAGCCTTGAAAAGATTGGTGAAAATCTAAAAGAGGTAAAACCGCATCTATTTAATACTGTACCAAGGCTTTTGGAGAAGATCTTTGATAAAATAGTATCAAAAGGTTATGAGTTAACTGGGATAAAGAAATCCCTTTTCTTCTGGGCATTAAACTTAGGGTTGAGATACGAGCCCAATGTGGATCAGGGAGCTTGGTATAATTGGCAATTGAAAATGGCAAATAAGCTCATTTTTAGTAAGTGGAGAGAGGCTTTGGGAGGAGAAGTTATTCAGATAAATTCTGGGGCTTCGGCATTGCAACCCAGATTGGCAAGAGTATTTTGGGCAGCAGGGATCAAAATTTGTGAAGGATATGGATTAACAGAAACATCACCGGTAGTTTCAGCTTCTATGGGAACTCATGAAGCAATCAAAATAGGATATGTTGGAAAACTGATTGAAGACGTTTCTGTAAAAATCGCTGAAGACGGTGAAATCCTAGTGAAAGGACCCAATGTGATGCAAGGATACTACAAGCAGGAGGAACTCACGGCAGAGGTGCTTCAAAATGGCTGGTTTCATACAGGAGATATTGGTGAGCTTGAGGGAGAGTACTTAAAAATTACAGATCGTAAAAAAGAAATGTTTAAAACCTCTGGAGGAAAATATGTAGCTCCTCAGGTTATCGAAAACAAAATCAAAGAATCGGCCCTGATTGATCAGATTATGGTAGTTGGAGAAAACAGAAATTTTCCTGCAGCACTGATCGTTCCTAGCGAGGAAGGATTAAGGGAATATTGTCGATACAAGGGATTTCCCTTTACAGAATTAGGGGAGATGATTGTTAAACCGGAGATCATAGAGAAATTTCAACGAGAGATTGACGACTTGAATAAATATTTTGGAAAATGGGAACAAATCAAGCAGTTTAAATTAATCAGTAATGCCTGGGGGATAGAGACTGGAGAGTTGACCCCAACGATGAAATTGAAAAGGAAAGTAATCCATTCGAAATATGAGAATGAGATTGAAGCGTTTTATAGCTCTTGA
- the mnmG gene encoding tRNA uridine-5-carboxymethylaminomethyl(34) synthesis enzyme MnmG, whose product MFPKYDVIVVGAGHAGCEAAHAAAKMGSKVLLCTMNMNTIAQMSCNPAMGGVAKGQIVREIDALGGMSGIISDKSMIQFRMLNRSKGPAMWSPRSQNDRMRFAEEWRLALERTPNVDFWQEMITGIIEKDGRVKGVKTGIGIEIEAKSVVLTNGTFLNGLIHIGEKQFGGGRTGESAAKGITEQLVSLGFESGRMKTGTPPRVDGRSLDYSKMEVQYGDENPEKFSYSDETSPIKEQRTCWITYTNKEVHSTLEEGFDRSPMFNGRIKGLGPRYCPSIEDKINRFAERERHQIFVEPEGWNTVEIYVNGFSTSLPEDVQYKAIQKITGFENAKMFRPGYAIEYDFFPPTQLKLTLETQLVEGLYFAGQINGTTGYEEAASQGLIAGINASLKVQEKDPFLLKRSDAYIGVLIDDLINKGTEEPYRMFTSRAEFRLLLRQDNADLRLTELGYNLNLASQERFDKMQSKKQNTAKLINDLKQKKLAPEQINKGLEALGTAEIKEKISLEKLLKRPQLGLDQMMDLDPDISKFLEGFPKDVREQAEVQIKYDSYIEKEQQMVNKLSNMENFKIPLKFDYLTIPALSNEGKQKLHKIKPETLGQASRISGVSPADLSILTVYLGR is encoded by the coding sequence ATGTTTCCAAAATATGATGTCATCGTAGTAGGCGCAGGTCATGCAGGATGTGAAGCAGCACATGCAGCAGCTAAGATGGGTTCAAAGGTACTATTGTGTACTATGAACATGAATACCATTGCTCAAATGTCCTGTAATCCAGCAATGGGTGGAGTGGCAAAAGGTCAAATAGTAAGGGAAATAGATGCATTAGGAGGAATGTCAGGGATTATTTCAGATAAATCCATGATACAATTCAGAATGCTTAATAGGTCCAAAGGTCCTGCAATGTGGTCTCCACGATCTCAGAATGATAGAATGAGATTTGCCGAAGAATGGCGTTTAGCCCTTGAAAGAACACCAAATGTTGATTTTTGGCAGGAAATGATCACGGGCATCATCGAAAAAGATGGGAGAGTAAAGGGTGTAAAAACTGGAATTGGAATAGAAATAGAGGCCAAAAGTGTCGTTTTAACCAACGGAACCTTCTTAAATGGACTCATCCATATTGGCGAAAAACAGTTTGGAGGAGGAAGAACAGGAGAGTCAGCAGCAAAAGGAATAACCGAACAATTAGTTTCTTTAGGCTTCGAATCTGGTAGAATGAAGACTGGAACACCACCTAGAGTGGATGGAAGAAGCTTAGATTATTCTAAAATGGAAGTCCAATATGGGGATGAGAACCCTGAAAAGTTCAGCTATTCAGACGAAACTAGCCCAATAAAAGAACAAAGAACCTGTTGGATAACTTATACCAATAAAGAAGTCCATAGCACTTTAGAGGAAGGGTTTGATAGATCTCCTATGTTTAATGGGAGAATAAAAGGTCTAGGTCCTAGATATTGCCCATCCATAGAAGATAAAATAAACAGATTCGCTGAAAGGGAAAGACATCAAATATTTGTAGAACCAGAAGGGTGGAATACTGTAGAAATCTATGTAAATGGATTTTCTACTTCTTTACCTGAAGATGTACAGTATAAAGCTATACAGAAAATAACAGGCTTCGAGAACGCTAAAATGTTTAGACCTGGTTATGCTATAGAATATGATTTTTTCCCTCCAACACAGCTAAAATTAACCTTAGAAACCCAATTAGTAGAAGGATTATATTTCGCTGGACAAATAAATGGTACTACAGGATATGAAGAAGCTGCTTCCCAAGGGTTAATTGCAGGTATCAATGCCAGCCTTAAAGTACAGGAAAAAGATCCGTTTTTATTGAAAAGATCTGATGCCTATATAGGAGTATTGATTGATGATTTGATCAATAAAGGGACAGAAGAGCCCTATAGAATGTTTACTTCAAGAGCTGAGTTTAGACTTTTATTAAGACAAGACAATGCAGATTTAAGATTAACCGAACTAGGCTATAACCTCAATCTGGCCAGTCAGGAACGTTTTGATAAAATGCAGTCTAAAAAACAAAACACAGCAAAGCTAATAAATGACTTAAAGCAGAAAAAACTAGCACCAGAACAAATAAACAAAGGTTTAGAAGCTTTAGGTACTGCAGAGATTAAAGAGAAAATATCCCTTGAAAAGCTTTTAAAACGACCACAATTAGGATTAGATCAAATGATGGATCTTGATCCAGATATTTCTAAATTCTTAGAGGGTTTTCCAAAAGATGTTCGTGAACAAGCTGAAGTTCAAATCAAGTATGATAGCTATATAGAGAAAGAACAGCAAATGGTTAACAAGTTAAGTAATATGGAAAATTTCAAAATTCCATTGAAATTTGATTATTTAACCATACCAGCATTATCTAATGAAGGAAAACAAAAACTTCACAAAATCAAGCCTGAAACACTAGGGCAAGCTTCTAGAATTTCAGGCGTATCACCTGCAGACCTTTCTATTCTTACAGTTTATTTAGGAAGATAA
- the ybeY gene encoding rRNA maturation RNase YbeY, translated as MAINFFQEETNFQLKQKLNRKKWLRKIASEEGFNISELNYIFCSDEYLYNINVEYLDHDTYTDIITFDNSEEEQTIEGDIFISIDRVQENSNKLGATLQDELSRVISHGLFHLMGYKDKDKNEAEEMRNKEEFAINLFQTI; from the coding sequence ATGGCTATCAATTTCTTTCAGGAAGAAACCAACTTTCAGCTAAAGCAAAAACTTAATAGGAAAAAGTGGTTGCGAAAAATAGCATCTGAAGAAGGATTCAATATCTCAGAACTCAATTATATATTCTGTAGTGATGAATACCTTTATAATATAAATGTAGAATATCTGGATCATGATACATATACAGATATCATCACATTTGACAATTCTGAAGAAGAGCAAACCATAGAAGGGGATATCTTCATAAGTATTGATCGAGTTCAAGAAAACTCAAACAAACTTGGAGCAACACTTCAAGATGAACTCAGCCGAGTCATTAGTCATGGTTTATTTCATTTAATGGGATACAAAGACAAAGACAAAAACGAGGCTGAAGAAATGCGAAACAAGGAAGAATTCGCAATAAATTTATTTCAAACAATCTAG
- a CDS encoding Ig-like domain-containing protein: protein MGGPRDEDPPVVLEMYPKDQSLNQKPEEITILFDEYIKLENPNRNIIITPKLDKDELIITALKDMVKIELNQELEDSTTYVFNFQKSIQDLSEGNPTENLKLVFSTGNSIDSLSFEGKVNNYFPTRTFTYENVIVGLYESNDTTDVFTAQPYYLSQTDSLGNFVINNIKAGEYRAYAWNDDNNSLKAEYKSEDYDFILDTLSINENLTGAVFNLSKADQTVINLTRSSTSGTNYDIIFNKDPLDIEMSNEELGKTIFYTTGDKRIKLYSETPRVDSLRFDLEIQDSLSFRIDTTIYAKFEESQRRPENLTFTVNSGKSFYQDLGIELTFNKPISKINYDSLYISYDTASVIPITPAMVSLTDSLKRDKVEINLSLPDSLVTDILTINGTDSTFQDIEGQFNESVLAANYRKLKRETLADSITGGIANGKGPYIMHLLDSKGQISREKYIEEGNKFSFTLLEPGTYKIRVIEDLNGNNRWDPSNYLEKRHAEKVYFFLNPETQSQDIIIKAGWTTEGIIINASPNTGIQ from the coding sequence ATGGGCGGTCCAAGAGATGAAGATCCACCAGTTGTTTTGGAAATGTACCCAAAGGATCAAAGTTTAAACCAAAAGCCAGAGGAAATAACCATTCTATTTGACGAATACATCAAACTTGAAAATCCCAATAGGAACATTATTATCACACCTAAATTAGACAAAGATGAGTTAATCATTACGGCTCTCAAGGACATGGTGAAAATAGAATTGAACCAGGAATTGGAGGATAGTACTACCTACGTTTTCAACTTTCAAAAATCCATACAAGACTTATCAGAAGGAAATCCCACAGAAAATCTAAAGCTCGTCTTTTCTACAGGAAATAGTATAGACAGTTTGTCTTTTGAAGGAAAGGTCAATAATTACTTTCCCACTAGAACTTTTACTTATGAAAATGTGATTGTTGGCCTTTATGAATCCAATGACACAACTGATGTATTTACTGCACAACCTTATTATTTATCACAAACTGATTCCTTAGGAAATTTTGTCATAAACAATATTAAAGCAGGAGAATACAGAGCCTATGCCTGGAATGATGACAACAACTCTTTAAAGGCAGAATATAAAAGCGAAGATTATGACTTCATTTTAGATACATTAAGCATTAATGAAAACCTCACAGGAGCAGTTTTCAATCTATCGAAAGCCGATCAAACTGTCATCAACCTAACCAGATCTTCTACTTCAGGAACTAACTATGACATCATTTTCAATAAAGATCCCTTGGATATAGAGATGTCAAATGAAGAATTGGGAAAAACTATATTCTATACAACCGGAGATAAGAGGATAAAACTATATTCTGAAACTCCTAGAGTTGACAGTTTAAGGTTTGATTTAGAAATTCAGGATTCCTTAAGTTTTAGGATAGACACCACTATTTATGCAAAGTTTGAAGAGTCTCAAAGAAGACCTGAAAACCTTACATTCACAGTCAATTCAGGAAAAAGCTTTTATCAAGATTTAGGCATCGAACTCACTTTTAACAAGCCTATATCCAAGATTAATTATGATTCCCTATATATATCATACGATACCGCATCTGTCATTCCTATTACCCCAGCAATGGTTTCTCTTACAGATTCCCTCAAAAGAGATAAAGTTGAAATCAATCTTTCTCTCCCAGATTCATTAGTAACAGATATTTTAACGATCAATGGAACAGATTCCACTTTTCAAGATATCGAAGGGCAGTTTAATGAATCTGTCTTAGCAGCCAACTATAGAAAACTTAAAAGAGAAACCTTAGCAGACTCTATTACTGGAGGTATAGCCAATGGAAAGGGCCCCTATATCATGCATCTATTGGACTCCAAAGGCCAAATAAGCCGAGAAAAATATATAGAGGAAGGAAATAAATTCTCCTTTACATTACTGGAACCAGGTACCTATAAAATCAGGGTAATTGAAGATCTCAATGGAAACAATAGATGGGATCCATCCAATTATTTAGAGAAAAGGCATGCTGAGAAAGTGTATTTCTTTTTAAATCCAGAAACACAAAGCCAAGATATCATCATAAAAGCAGGATGGACTACTGAGGGAATTATCATCAATGCATCTCCCAATACAGGTATACAATAG
- a CDS encoding exodeoxyribonuclease III, which produces MKIVSYNVNGIRAAMNKGFLDWLKQTDPEVIGLQEVKAMEDQIDTSIFKDLGYKVYWYPAQKKGYSGVAILSKITPKSIHHGMGLQKYDDEGRLLEIEFEDFSFLSAYFPSGTTGDIRQTFKYEFLDDIYGYIKDLRRTKPNLILSGDYNICHKAIDIHNPVSNKNSSGFLPEERVWMDKFTESGFIDTFRHFNPEPHQYTWWSYRANARAKNLGWRIDYHMATKDMENRLKRSVILPEAKHSDHCPILVELN; this is translated from the coding sequence ATGAAAATTGTCTCCTATAACGTAAACGGGATAAGGGCAGCGATGAACAAGGGATTTCTGGACTGGTTAAAGCAAACTGACCCAGAAGTCATTGGTTTACAGGAAGTTAAGGCGATGGAAGATCAAATTGACACCTCTATATTTAAAGATTTAGGATACAAAGTTTACTGGTATCCTGCTCAGAAAAAAGGATATAGCGGAGTAGCAATTTTAAGTAAAATAACTCCTAAATCCATCCACCATGGGATGGGTTTACAGAAGTATGATGATGAGGGAAGATTGCTTGAAATAGAATTTGAAGATTTCTCATTTCTATCAGCATATTTTCCATCTGGAACTACAGGAGATATCAGACAAACTTTCAAATATGAATTTCTAGATGATATCTATGGGTATATAAAAGATTTGAGAAGAACGAAACCAAATCTCATATTAAGTGGTGATTATAATATATGTCACAAAGCCATAGATATTCATAATCCAGTTTCTAATAAAAATAGTTCTGGATTCTTACCAGAAGAAAGAGTCTGGATGGATAAATTTACTGAAAGTGGATTTATTGACACCTTCAGGCATTTTAATCCAGAACCACATCAATATACTTGGTGGAGCTATAGAGCAAATGCAAGAGCTAAAAACTTGGGATGGAGAATAGATTACCATATGGCAACAAAGGATATGGAAAACAGGTTAAAAAGATCTGTCATATTACCAGAGGCCAAACATTCCGATCATTGCCCAATTTTAGTAGAATTGAACTAA
- a CDS encoding SDR family NAD(P)-dependent oxidoreductase — protein sequence MHISLKGQRILVTGASRGIGKAIAKQLSESGAEVIIHYNANKSAAVALQAELKNLSHAEKCDLGNLEEVIGFIPRLVKQYGPITGIVNNAGIAKSAPDDLPTEEWAKIWNETIQVNTNSLGILCKEFVDQAKINQEGRIVNISSRAAFRGDTTDYLAYAASKGALVSLTRSIARYYGKQGIKAFLIAPGFTRTDMANEILSDYGEEFALNDIALKELTKPEDIAPMVTLLCSGMADHVTGASIDINAGSYVH from the coding sequence ATGCATATTTCATTAAAAGGTCAGCGAATTCTTGTAACAGGTGCTTCCAGAGGTATCGGGAAGGCTATTGCCAAGCAATTGTCAGAATCTGGAGCAGAAGTTATTATTCATTACAACGCCAATAAATCCGCGGCTGTAGCACTTCAGGCTGAGCTAAAAAATTTAAGTCATGCTGAGAAATGTGATTTAGGAAATTTGGAAGAAGTGATTGGTTTCATTCCTAGATTGGTGAAGCAATATGGCCCAATCACAGGTATTGTTAATAATGCAGGGATAGCAAAATCTGCTCCTGATGATCTACCCACTGAAGAATGGGCAAAAATCTGGAATGAAACCATACAGGTTAATACCAATTCACTGGGAATTCTATGTAAGGAATTTGTAGATCAGGCGAAGATCAATCAGGAGGGTAGAATTGTAAATATTTCATCCAGAGCAGCATTTAGAGGAGATACAACCGATTATTTGGCCTATGCAGCCTCTAAAGGGGCTTTGGTAAGCCTGACGAGGTCCATTGCCAGGTATTACGGTAAGCAGGGAATCAAGGCTTTTCTAATCGCTCCAGGCTTTACACGTACAGATATGGCCAATGAGATTTTGTCTGATTATGGTGAAGAGTTTGCTTTAAATGACATCGCTTTAAAGGAATTAACAAAGCCAGAAGATATCGCTCCCATGGTCACCCTGTTATGTTCTGGTATGGCCGATCATGTCACCGGGGCGAGCATTGATATCAATGCAGGTTCCTATGTGCATTAA
- a CDS encoding YfiT family bacillithiol transferase: protein MIDIELLKYPIGKFQKPEAITQENIKEAIAEFKALPKHLEATVKDLLEPQLQTPYRPGGWTVRQVVHHLADSHMNAYMRFKLALTESNPTIKPYDEAAWANLSDSKLPIEISIGILKNIHFRLGTILDEMSDSDFSKTYYHPESQSTVPLKEVILMYDWHGKHHLAHIQALMIREKW from the coding sequence ATGATCGACATAGAATTATTGAAATATCCAATTGGGAAATTTCAGAAGCCTGAAGCTATCACACAGGAAAATATAAAAGAGGCCATTGCGGAATTTAAAGCGCTACCTAAGCATTTGGAGGCCACAGTAAAGGATCTATTAGAACCACAGTTACAAACACCCTACAGACCCGGAGGATGGACGGTTAGGCAAGTAGTCCATCATCTTGCAGATAGCCATATGAATGCCTATATGAGGTTTAAACTGGCTTTGACTGAATCCAACCCCACTATCAAGCCTTATGATGAAGCAGCCTGGGCAAATCTTAGTGATAGTAAGCTGCCAATTGAGATTTCCATAGGCATCTTAAAAAACATTCATTTTAGGCTAGGGACAATTTTAGATGAAATGTCTGATTCGGATTTTTCTAAAACCTATTATCATCCAGAATCCCAAAGTACAGTTCCATTAAAAGAAGTAATATTAATGTATGACTGGCATGGAAAACATCATTTAGCACATATTCAGGCGTTAATGATCCGTGAGAAATGGTGA